CAAATCAAGGATGTTTTGATTGTTGAATACCCTTTCCAGCTCCCGGCTTCTTGTGTTCAGTGATACATTTGATATTGTCTAATTTTACTCTTGAAATGCCTTCTTTAATGGTTAATGTTTGTTTCTAAACCACTACTTAAATACTATCTGTAGGTCAATGGATTTAAAATcacagaaaaatgaaaatatattgtattttcCTATATcatactcaatttaatttggAATACCTTAATCCAAATCactaaaaccattaaaaaaatccaaaaaaaaaaagtataaatttcgCTGATGCCTATCAAGTGTTGTTAGGACAGTTGTTGATCAAAGTGAAAGTAAAATCCCAGAGTTTCCTTGCCAAGGCATTATCATTAGCTTGTAAGCTAGTTTCAGCTACATTACTGTCTGCAAAATAGAGGCCAGTCTTCCCCGTAACTTGTGGATGCAATGCCACATAGCATGTGGTTGCTGCGCCCTGAAACCACCTCAATCAATCCAAACATGTAGTTATACATTTTCTACACAACTTCAAAATGGGGCTAAAAATTTCAAAGGCTATACCTGCTCCACGTTTTTAATGACATATTTACCAACAAGACCAACAAGACCTACATCAGAACcagattaaataaatcataatcgTCTCCTTTTCTTTGGTATAAGTGTaaaaactattcaaaataaaGGGTACATGCTGATATAAACTGAAAGCATCTCAGTTTCAATAAAATACAAAGGGGCTACTCTAGTAAGAGGAAACCAACCTTATAATAAACAGGACATATTAATTGCTAACAGGCTCTTGGAGTATATGCTTATATGGAGTTCATGATTCCAATTTTGAGACTCATCATCCATAATAGTACATGGGATGAGAAAGGGAGACGGTCAAATGCATCATATTATAATCGTAGAATATTTGGTTTACAACACGTGTTTTACTATGTGGACGCACGAACTGGTTGGGTTTAAAGCTAGCATCTTTACAATGAACTGCAATGATGGGAGCTTTGAAGCATAAAAAGATGATCACTTTAccatattgtttttaatatgcacaaccctagaaggaaaaaaaaaaaaagaaagaaagaaagagaggaaGTAAATCAATACCATTGATAAGGTTGGAATGTCGAAAAAGGTTGGTTGCAATGGCACCTGGGTGAAGCGAATTTGCAGTTATGGCCACTTCATCTTCCTGTTTAAAGAGCATACCACCAAAATATAACAGCATGTTTTGGTTGTCATGACTACCATGTACTTTATCTAATAAGTTCCATTGTTTGACATTCTTGTGCACTAATTCAGTCATATGCGAGAATACAAGTCCTAGGTGGCAGATGAAATAACACCGATTAACAAACCAAACTCAATCAACCCTGCTCTTTATATCATACTTCCCATTTTATAAGCACaaccataatttcaatttttgctaagaaaaatataaagattttaaattatataactaCAGAAAAAAccactaaattgttaaaagtaatGTTACTGACGTAATAAGGATCCTTGGACATGGAAGTCACCTTTAAACGTCTTGCAAGTTCATTAGCATGCAAGACATTGGCAAGCTTTGACTGGCCATATGCAGATAAGCTGTTGTACCTATAAATTGTCAATTCACAAAGAGGTATTtaggataaaatataaaagcttCCACTATGTGATTTGATTATGATTTAAGTATTGAATGTATAGATGGTCTTACCCTGATTGATCATTGATTTTGTCAAATCGAATACCTTCTGGATATGAGAATTTGTGACGACGGGACGAGACATTTACAATTCTTCCTTCTGTCCTTCCTTGTGCTGTTTTCTTCATGGTTTCCAGCAATAGATGTGTTAGGAGGAAGTGTCCTAACAAGGGAAACAGATTTTCTTCATTGCACTGTTCTgtcattttctttccttcttgcTTGTTTATACTTCAAATCATTGCTTTCGAAATTTCAAACAATCAAGTAGGCATCTAACCATTACTATGTCTCTTTTCACGAAACCTTACCTACGTGGTTTGTGGCGAGCTGTAATTCTATGCCATCTTTTGAAAGCATGAAGGGTGTAGCCATGATTCCTGCATTGTTACTTTAAAAAGTACATATTcctcttaaataattttcaaagatAACAAACATTAGCATACACTGGCAAATACACTTACATGAGGATGTTGAGTGGAAGACCAGAGGATATGAAATCAGCAGCAAATTTCCTCACTGATGCCAATGAACTCAGATCTAATTCCATTGCATCAATTTTGGCATTGGGATTTCTCTTAGCTATTGTTTCTTTAACTTCCCTCCCAGTAGGCATATTTTTGACCGCCATAACTACATGGACACCGCGCAGTGCAAGAACTCGTGCGGTTTCAGTGCCAATACCACTTGATGCCCCTGATGCAATTTCATCACAAATTTTATCCTTATTTCACACTAATGACTTTTATGTTGGTGAAGCTTTAACAAGCGCAGTGAAGTATATCCAAAAACATAAGTTAACATctccaaacatatttatttGCAGATATAAGAGTAATTATTCTTTCCAATAATTaaaagaagagagagagagagagtagattttacgaaaatttctaaacccaaaataaaaaaaaagcaaggaCCTGTGACGACGGCGGTTAGACCAGTGCCGTCAATCCCTTGTGTAACTTCTTCAGCTGTAGAAGAAGCTGAAAACCCAGACGCCCCTTTCCTGCTAAACAACCACATTTCCTGCTAAACTCAGCTCCCAACACTCTATTTTTCTTGTTGGATTAAATGGAAatgcaatcaatttttttaattataatatcgAATTTAGctattaatatttaaacttttagctaaattttgtgattttttttaagtgcCAAATTTCGCCGTtaatcttttgaaaaaaaaattgaattgattttttaacagaaatatgaactaaaatgttaaaattttaaatataaccGTTCACATgataatttacatatatttcatgccttcttttaaaattcttttatgaacttttgttttcgaatttttttgaatatttttataatttttaatttatttagtgacatgacatataaaataaatagtatcaTGTTAGCATGAATTGCACGTGGGCTGCCACAAGGGCTGTGACGCCAACTcattaaaaaagtaatattttagtcaacatTTCTGTTCAATAaaagcaatttgattttttttaaaaaattatcgtTCAAACTTGGCTAAAAAAATGAATagagccaaattgacaaaaattctaaacattaaaagctaaatttattattatcttttcttttaataatctcattatagattctgatcccatcttttttgttttatataatgcTTAGAACTATTCATAGCCCattccaacccataaataggaggataatgcgctttagcgcactcgaacccacatttTCTTGTACTAGCAATAATACTCATATCAATCGAGCTAATATACccttcttttttaatatattatatctatggaaaaggattgtatgaaatagTGACGACAAGTCATCTGTATCCCttttctaatagtttaatgccacatcaacatttttatcttgaaaaaaatcaaatccaaatgaAAATCCTGAAAAGGATGAAACTATTGATGTGACATTAAactattgaaaatgaataatatatttgtttcaCAGGATCCTTTCTTATATatccatatattattatttaattgtataGTTTAGTTGGTGTATCTCATTGACATAATCCTAATTACTAAAAACtcattctatttatttactatgagattatttttatcttttttttatttcattatataaaattttaaaaaactacacattatgatatttaaatttaagatattgtaatctttaaatttcaattttattatttcaactcttatttaatttttatatactttttttataaatatatattacttttatgtttttatttacattgaaAGTGTATTATTGAGAGATGTCAAGCACCCAAATCCAATAAAGCTCAAATATAAGAACAAGAagaattagaaaagaagaagaagaatattaGCTAACCTATTCCGATGAATTGAACTTAAAGTAGGCAGTATTGCATCGTTGGATGTTTTActataactaatatatattagtatagACCGTTTTGATGtatcatttcaattttaaagatattttgtaaaaactatttaatatataaaaatatttataaatattaaatgagattaaataaatgGGGTCAAAATAAAGTTGaatattttaagggttttttctcttgtttatttgttatataagttgtttacttcttttattgtttattaaattttatctattttaaagtttaaagttGCTTAACTTTACATTGGATAAAGTTTGAAGTTTAAagtcaaattttacaattaaagttgtaatacccaattttagcccggctcacatatggaaacataattttcgaggatatacaatcttagatatgatatgcaatcttagatatgatatatacaatcttagaagatatgattttgtaatcttagagatttaatttgtagataccctttaatcttagccgttgatataattgatctgtaccgttggatttggggaggctcagctgtaaatagaggcctctcccttcattgagGAGGGGATCAATAAAAAGAAAGCTATTATTTTTGCAACACAGAGAGTTCAAATAGCGGGAgatacaaaattttttaacacagaaggttattttttttccatttggtATTCTTCATTCGTAGtttcgttttttttattttatttttatttatttattccgcttaaaaatacgaagaaaagaaaggaggaaAAAGATTTTACCTTTTTTCGTCGAAATCGTCGGATGGTTGCCATCTCCGTCGCGATCAGAGTGTTGGCATAGGCGAACGGCGATGCAAAATGGGTTaagaagaaaccctagcagagagcatttgttttttatttttatttatttatttattttttttcttgctactgcaaatattttttttaaaaaaaggaagaaaactgTTTTAAAACCTAAGGGCAAAACGACACCGTTCGGTTTGGGGGTGGGTTCGTGCGTCGACTCGACCCGCAGGTTGGGTCCGCGCGTTTTCACCCTAAATGGGTAATTTGCGCGATTACCCCTCGGTGTTTTCACATTGTTCCagatctattttttaaatttacccggttcattttcaatttattcactttagccTATGTCAATACACAGCGTTTTGGGAAGTTGGGTTATTGCCCATCTGGACCCCATGTCATTCGCGTGTGGCATTTTCGTCCCTCATTTTACTTCTAATCCCATTTGTTGCCTGCTAATTCGATTTCAATTACAATGtgactttttttttactcaatttattACCTTTTagcattattattttattattactattttgttttattccCATAATTGATAATGtacattaattttcatttatcttCTTACacgcatatttatttttttaatatagagtaatcattattttatgtatatatgtaattattatatatatatatgtacagatttattatatatatatgtatatgtaaatatattgttatatttttaaaataaatatttttatatttatctatatacgtgtatatgtttatgtttttaaaatgctcacatacatatatattttaatacatattttaatctatatatttttttatatttttctttatttcataaatgcattatatatttatataaattttataattcaaaattttatatgtaaatcttgtgcttgttttttttcttcctcataatttcaataaatatattatgtacctttttattctttatgcgttttgtttatttccttcttttgtttatcgatattatgtttttatttatgttttaaaagcatgtttttatgtcaattttgtttatttattgtttatattatttctatacaattgttGTACTTGTTATTGTGACTATCACACgcattcaatataacattacatcatcttttacttgaatttaaaatagaacttttcaaaatagagataatactcgtatttaggattttcaaggaaattgagccctaatgtattgggttccgattttcttcgttaaatctaacaatcgagtatttctctttaatcaaaaaataagaaatcattattgggaattcaacacgttgtgtcctaacgtattggatgtgacgcattaatttctcgaaatgaagattttttctaaaaaataataaaggaaatattccaagtttgggattttggaggaattgtgccctaacgtattgggccgcgatttcttaaatcttgaataaatggatattcttttaaatttttattacacgagtattctggcctaactcatttttgaggaaattagaatgtcgtgccctaatgcattgggtgtggcattttctttctctgaaatgataagggtcttaatacgtagcgtttttaagtttttgctaaggattatatttttcaaattttcaatattaagacattaattaattaactaggtaccaatttttgggcgtaatgaggctgctaatccttcctcatacgtaaccgactcccggacccgtttttctaaaaatcgtagaccaaaatcgtttttaggtgacccaatcacacctcaataaaagattggtggcgactcccaattttcattttttaaaatctaaaatttttgtttttcaaaaaaatggtttcgacaaaagtttattttttattatttattactctaaatagtgaaaaaaagtaattatatatatattttgaacaTTTTTATGCATCAATCATTCCACAATGTCTTAgatatgtaattaaaatgaacTAATACAATGTATACATATTAAAACTTTCACCAAGTGATGAAAACTACAAGCATCTGAATCGTTTTCCTCTCCTTTCCCATTTTGTACTTCCATCAGTGAAATTCATTCTTGCAATCGTCTTTGGCATATCGTATTCTTGATCGCATCTTCCTGGCTGATCTGAGCTTGCCGGAGTCCCCATATTTATTTCCTCCAATCTCTactatatttttcaacatttccCTCCAATTTCAACTTGATCTTTCACCGTCTTTTTTAAATAGCTAGCGTCTATCCACAACAACCAATTCTCTAAATTTGGTTTTGCCTCAACATGGGTGGATCTCGTTTTGCACTATGTGCGATCAGTTACATATAATTCTGACGATAGGTCTAAGAAGGGGGATCCATTGAGCCCCTTTCTATTTCCCTTTTATGGTGAATGACTTTCTTCTTTGTTGCGGATGACTACTCGAGATAGATTAGTGAAGGGTGTTTAGGCTTTGAGATCAGAGCCGATAGTCTCCCATTTATTCTTTACGGACGAAAGTTTAATTTTTGGTGAAGCTACTTTGGCAGGGGTATGTCATATTAAAAGTATTCTTAACAAATATGAAGGGTTTTCGGATCAGATGGTTAACTTTGATAAGTTTCTTATTTGCTTCAGTCCCAATGTTGATGCTATGACGTAAGATTGTATGTTGTTGGAGTTGGGAGTTCGAGATCTTGGTATGTCGATTGTGGTGGGGCAGAATAAGAAGGTGGCATTTTATACCATTAACGGATTCAGGGTGGGATTGCCAAGTGGAGGAGAAGAGGTTTTTATAAAGTCGGTTCTGCAATCCATTCTGGCATATATTATGTGTCACATCTGATTTTTAAGAGAGGTCTGAAATTTAGATAAAAGTTGAGAGTTAATTGAAAGAAACTGTAGGTTTGGTGACCTCCgcagtaaaatttaaaaattttagtggcTGAATGGAAAATAGTTGACTTTTAATTCTAGTTCAATTATGTTGGAATTGATTGGTTCCTAAGTGGGAAACATAATGATGTCGACCGCTGGTTTTGATAGGATTTTTAGGTGGCCGTGTGTGTAAGATTATTTATAGCTGAGAAGTGTTATTACAGGGgaaattcttctaaattttatttcattttcttctcctcttcatatttttatttagctATTCTGAGGaagaaaaaatttaaggaaagcTCTGCATGAAGTGATGAATATGAGGGTTGATTTTGAAATGATGGAAATCTGATGAGCTGGTAAGGTTCCTAATCTTCCAGTACTCGtggatttgagaaaaaaaagttgagagtttcgataaaatttaaaatgtttctgcaagtttttgaattttggattttaaatcatCAATGCCTTCGGGTTAACTGGTATATTTTTTGTTGTCATACTTAGCTAATTAGGATGGAGGAGACTGGTTGTTGGAAAAGCTAAGCTGGTGGGGAAGAATGGTAGTAGGTGAGTTCTTATACTCCACTATTTTGGTGTTGTTCTGGTTGTTGTGTTGCTTATATGTTTTACATTAAGTTCAATTTGAGTTATTTGACTATATATGGTTGTTGTTGATTGGAAAAGTTATGCATGCATATGGTTGTGCAATTATATGAGTGTTTGAAAAAAATGTTCTTTGAATGTTTGATATGGTTATGTATCGATAAACTGACATGTGGCATACTCCATGTTGTAATAGTTAATGTAATGTTGTGCGTGAAATGTATGTTTATAAAATGAGGAGTACAGAGGAAATTATTTGACAGGTTAGTTGAAAATAGGAAAATTGACATAATGGAGGAATGAAAGGATTGAATGAGAACTGGAGTCACTGCAATATGAAATGCCTCGGCATTATGGGTGAACATTTAGGTGTTCAAATTAACAAAGAGGATTTTAGAAAGCTTGATTCGTTAAATCATCTACCGGTTGGAGCAACATCATGAAAATGATCTATTGGCTTTATGGAATTGTATCATGGAAGTGATCTACTGGCTCTACCAAGCGGTATCATAGGAATGATCTATTGGCTTTACGGAGTGGCACCATGGAAATGGTCTATTGACTTTCTAGAGTCGAAAGTTCACGGCTAGCCATGGCATGATCTAGTGGGAAACAAGTCTACACTTATAGAAAAATGAAGTCCGCTAGGATTGTAAACATGGAAGCCTGTTAGGGCATATATGTGAAATCTATTATGTGACTCGCATGATGAAAATTCCATCATAACGGTTATGAAGCGTATGGGAGCGTCGACAAGCTTTCAGATAAGAGGCTTCGCTAAGATGTAAAGGCAGGAGAAATGTGTGAAAGCGTCTTGTATGTGGGTAGTGGAAAAAAGGGGGTTTTCTTTTAGAGTAATTGCAAATATGTATTCGCCATTAAGAGTCTACCAGAGGTAACGAATAAGCCAACATTAACTATGAGAAAGAGAAACAATGCA
The Gossypium raimondii isolate GPD5lz chromosome 8, ASM2569854v1, whole genome shotgun sequence DNA segment above includes these coding regions:
- the LOC105791158 gene encoding short-chain dehydrogenase TIC 32, chloroplastic, with the protein product MWLFSRKGASGFSASSTAEEVTQGIDGTGLTAVVTGASSGIGTETARVLALRGVHVVMAVKNMPTGREVKETIAKRNPNAKIDAMELDLSSLASVRKFAADFISSGLPLNILINNAGIMATPFMLSKDGIELQLATNHVGHFLLTHLLLETMKKTAQGRTEGRIVNVSSRRHKFSYPEGIRFDKINDQSGYNSLSAYGQSKLANVLHANELARRLKEDEVAITANSLHPGAIATNLFRHSNLINGLVGLVGKYVIKNVEQGAATTCYVALHPQVTGKTGLYFADSNVAETSLQANDNALARKLWDFTFTLINNCPNNT